A genomic stretch from uncultured Pseudodesulfovibrio sp. includes:
- a CDS encoding sigma 54-interacting transcriptional regulator gives MSKPTYDELMGRCRDLKDQVDSFKETKAQLLKSEQQLTRLFNNLPGMVYRCSLDANLRPTLDFVSNGVGELFGVPSEFFTDQHTNVMETLAHPDDLHSMRKEQDSAIVNKRSYRLIYRVCLESDQLKWISDQGECIYDEAGTPIALEGIMMDVSAQKLREYELLQENQRLQGSLEDRYKFGPIIGKSQGMLDVFKLIMKAAKRDANVIIFGETGTGKDLVAQTIHEQSGTGGPYVPVNCGAIPENLMESEFFGHKKGAFSGATSDRQGYLAAADGGTLFLDEVGEIGLSLQVKLLRALESKLYTPVGGNEPRSSKFRLIAATNRDLNELVKQGRMRSDFFYRLHVLPIHVPPLRNRREDLSLLINEFMVRYLGNDKQVPQIPAKIRAALDGHHWPGNVRELQNVMERYLTFGEMVFSDLGIQAIDGQSDLDAIVDKASECATLVEALDVIERHMLLKALEKNHWKKGITASDLGLNMRTLQRKLKKYGL, from the coding sequence ATGAGTAAGCCGACTTACGATGAGCTAATGGGGCGTTGCCGAGATCTGAAGGATCAAGTTGACTCTTTTAAGGAGACCAAGGCGCAATTGTTGAAGAGCGAGCAGCAGTTGACCCGTCTTTTCAACAACCTCCCCGGCATGGTCTATCGATGTTCCCTGGACGCGAACCTTCGGCCGACATTGGATTTCGTCAGTAACGGGGTCGGTGAATTATTTGGTGTCCCTTCGGAATTCTTTACGGATCAACATACCAATGTCATGGAAACTCTGGCTCATCCTGATGATCTCCACAGCATGCGTAAAGAGCAAGATTCCGCTATAGTGAATAAACGTTCCTACAGGCTTATTTATCGGGTCTGTCTTGAATCCGACCAGTTGAAATGGATTTCCGATCAGGGTGAGTGCATTTACGACGAGGCAGGGACTCCCATTGCCCTCGAAGGTATTATGATGGACGTCAGTGCACAGAAACTGCGCGAATATGAACTGCTTCAAGAAAACCAGCGATTGCAAGGTTCGTTGGAAGATCGGTATAAATTCGGACCCATCATTGGTAAGAGCCAAGGTATGCTTGATGTTTTCAAGCTCATCATGAAAGCAGCCAAACGTGATGCCAATGTCATCATTTTCGGTGAAACAGGTACCGGAAAGGATCTGGTCGCTCAGACCATCCATGAGCAGTCCGGCACTGGCGGCCCATATGTCCCCGTAAACTGCGGGGCTATTCCTGAAAATCTCATGGAGAGTGAGTTCTTTGGGCATAAGAAGGGGGCGTTTTCAGGAGCGACCTCTGATCGGCAAGGCTATCTGGCGGCCGCAGACGGTGGAACATTGTTTCTTGATGAAGTCGGAGAGATCGGGCTTTCTCTTCAGGTCAAGCTGTTGCGCGCCCTTGAATCCAAATTGTACACTCCCGTTGGTGGCAATGAGCCGCGCTCTTCCAAATTTCGTCTGATCGCAGCCACCAACCGTGATCTCAACGAGTTGGTCAAACAGGGCCGTATGCGTTCCGATTTTTTCTATCGTCTGCACGTACTTCCCATTCATGTCCCCCCATTACGCAATCGCAGGGAAGATCTTTCACTGTTGATCAATGAATTTATGGTCCGGTACCTCGGGAATGACAAGCAGGTGCCGCAAATACCGGCTAAAATCCGTGCAGCGTTGGATGGGCACCATTGGCCGGGCAATGTTCGAGAGCTGCAGAATGTTATGGAGCGGTATCTGACCTTCGGCGAGATGGTGTTCAGTGATCTGGGTATTCAGGCGATTGATGGGCAATCCGATTTAGATGCCATTGTGGACAAGGCCTCTGAATGCGCCACGCTTGTTGAAGCTCTGGATGTCATAGAGCGCCATATGTTGCTCAAGGCGCTTGAAAAAAATCATTGGAAAAAAGGTATTACTGCCAGCGACTTAGGTTTAAACATGCGGACATTGCAAAGAAAGTTGAAAAAATACGGCCTGTAA
- a CDS encoding DMT family transporter, translating into MNWNAFRKTQAAGYVFIVLGILNWSGNFVAARGLAGTVEPATLNLLRWVLATAIFLPFGFRAFWRERHAVARLWKELTVLALTGISLYDMVIFLAGRTTEALNMSLIATLSPLFTALVAQFIFKEKIRSSMYAGIAVSTLGIVLLVTDGDFSRLLSMRFAAGDLLILSSAVMSAVYNTIISKIAGKLSQVTLFMSLCFFGTLYIIPMYLWETGGQLLLPEFTPDLIWSLLYLAVCASILCCLFWNEAVQIMGAPKAMMFYYTLPPVSAAIAWVVIDEPVNLNQILSGTIILAGILFALYGGSPKIRRQEKLIDVQPSEIGY; encoded by the coding sequence ATGAATTGGAATGCATTCAGAAAGACCCAGGCTGCCGGATATGTTTTTATTGTTTTGGGCATTCTCAACTGGAGTGGCAATTTCGTGGCCGCCCGAGGTCTGGCTGGTACGGTGGAGCCTGCCACGCTCAATCTGCTCCGTTGGGTATTGGCCACGGCGATTTTTTTGCCATTCGGTTTTCGTGCTTTTTGGCGTGAGCGCCATGCTGTCGCTCGGTTGTGGAAAGAGCTGACAGTTCTCGCTCTGACGGGAATCTCATTGTATGACATGGTGATTTTTCTGGCCGGTCGGACAACGGAAGCATTGAATATGTCGCTTATCGCTACCCTGTCGCCTCTCTTCACTGCACTGGTGGCCCAGTTTATTTTCAAGGAAAAGATCAGGTCCAGCATGTATGCGGGCATTGCTGTCAGTACTCTGGGCATCGTTTTGCTCGTGACCGATGGTGATTTTTCCCGATTGCTCTCCATGCGGTTTGCAGCAGGCGATCTGCTCATTCTGAGTTCGGCCGTCATGTCTGCCGTATACAACACGATTATCAGTAAAATTGCCGGAAAACTCAGCCAGGTAACACTCTTTATGTCGCTGTGCTTTTTCGGAACTCTCTACATCATCCCGATGTATCTGTGGGAAACCGGCGGTCAGCTTCTGCTGCCAGAGTTCACCCCTGATTTGATCTGGTCACTTCTGTATCTTGCCGTTTGCGCGTCCATTCTCTGCTGTCTCTTCTGGAATGAAGCGGTTCAGATAATGGGTGCTCCCAAGGCGATGATGTTCTATTACACCTTGCCGCCTGTAAGTGCCGCCATCGCATGGGTCGTTATTGATGAACCTGTCAATTTGAATCAGATTCTCAGCGGGACGATTATCCTTGCAGGCATTCTGTTTGCTTTATATGGTGGCTCTCCGAAAATTCGGAGGCAGGAGAAGCTGATTGATGTTCAACCGTCTGAGATTGGTTACTGA
- a CDS encoding YitT family protein, producing the protein MFNRLRLVTDTLVWNVFLLMLGSFVFIVGYNGIAVYHDFVPGALYGLSVVVQKIEPELSLSWWYLLLNIPLFLVAWRGVSKRFFFLNLFTMGVITVLTSVVHLDLGIRNEMYAAIASGALMGAGGGIILRSYGGGGGLDVIAIIVNRKYGIRFGVFYFVINTIVMGFALSRYSPDKIIASLVMLFISSVVTEYVLSLFNQRKAVRIITKKTDELVKEIVGPGKHHASVFTGKGGYSGERVDMIFSISDNLRLRSLEQRVFDVDPEAIFVVENTFSVIGGSIAKRKDY; encoded by the coding sequence ATGTTCAACCGTCTGAGATTGGTTACTGATACTCTCGTGTGGAATGTGTTCTTGCTCATGCTAGGCTCCTTTGTATTCATCGTTGGATACAACGGTATTGCGGTTTATCATGATTTTGTGCCTGGCGCATTGTACGGTCTTTCCGTGGTTGTCCAGAAGATTGAGCCGGAGTTATCACTTTCGTGGTGGTATCTTCTGCTTAATATTCCTTTGTTCCTTGTTGCCTGGAGAGGCGTGAGCAAACGGTTTTTCTTTCTCAATTTGTTCACCATGGGGGTCATCACCGTACTGACGTCCGTTGTCCATCTGGATCTTGGAATTCGCAATGAAATGTATGCGGCCATTGCGTCTGGTGCACTCATGGGTGCGGGAGGGGGGATCATTCTTCGTTCTTATGGCGGAGGGGGTGGTCTTGATGTTATCGCAATCATTGTCAATCGAAAGTACGGTATCCGCTTCGGCGTCTTTTATTTTGTGATCAATACAATTGTCATGGGCTTTGCCCTGAGCCGATATTCACCTGACAAAATAATAGCATCTCTGGTCATGCTGTTCATCAGTTCAGTCGTTACCGAGTATGTCCTTTCCTTGTTCAATCAGCGAAAGGCCGTGCGCATCATTACCAAGAAAACCGACGAGCTGGTCAAGGAGATCGTCGGCCCTGGTAAGCATCACGCTTCGGTATTTACCGGAAAAGGCGGTTATTCCGGAGAACGGGTGGACATGATTTTCTCTATTTCAGACAACCTGCGGCTTCGGAGTTTGGAGCAGCGGGTTTTTGATGTCGACCCCGAAGCGATTTTCGTGGTCGAAAATACATTCAGCGTCATCGGTGGTTCCATCGCCAAGCGCAAAGATTATTAA
- a CDS encoding TIGR03905 family TSCPD domain-containing protein, which translates to MENTFFELTPLAPLDSLHATSVPGDASTYIPEGVCAKMIRFAVEDHKLVHLSFTGGCDGNLKAIAKLVEGMDVSEVVEKLSGLTCGKKNTSCADQLCRALTDHMTCQV; encoded by the coding sequence ATGGAAAATACCTTCTTCGAACTGACTCCTCTGGCCCCTCTCGATTCTCTCCACGCAACCTCTGTTCCGGGCGATGCAAGCACGTATATTCCAGAAGGTGTTTGTGCCAAGATGATTCGATTCGCTGTCGAAGATCACAAGCTCGTGCATTTGAGTTTTACCGGCGGATGCGACGGTAACCTCAAGGCCATAGCCAAGCTGGTAGAAGGCATGGATGTTTCTGAAGTCGTCGAAAAACTTAGCGGCCTTACCTGTGGTAAAAAAAATACTTCCTGTGCCGATCAATTATGTCGTGCCCTGACCGATCATATGACCTGTCAGGTCTAG
- a CDS encoding amino acid permease: MENLQKKYGFWTATAMVVGIVIGSGVFFKADDVLSASGGDLSTALLAWLIGGSIMVVTAYVFSKIATRIERVNGVVDYFEQAYGQKAGYLVAWFMTFIYYPTLVAVLAWVSANYTGALLGMDSIVWPVSFVYLTGFFLLNYFSPVLAGKWQVTSTIVKLIPLALVAVVGGIAGISSGMTLDNFTNAAQTVAGSGGGLAVATLSTAFAYEGWIIATVINAELKDAKTTLPRALVVGTIAVVCIYMLYYLGISGVLTNDQVLTAGNDAPVEVIALIFSKLSGTILTVFVIISCLGTLNGLIMGSARGMFSIASRDMGPKPDFFKKINPQTNSTTTSALIGYILSCLWLVVWYGNFMGWWGQFMDISELPIAFLYVIYISIYIWVMKTFTDLGPFSRFLCPLLAGCGSLYIIWGAIQKDMFLHFLALSLLILGIGCALMKKKR; this comes from the coding sequence ATGGAAAATTTACAAAAAAAATATGGGTTCTGGACTGCAACCGCCATGGTTGTCGGCATTGTCATCGGTTCGGGCGTATTCTTCAAGGCGGATGACGTACTCAGCGCGTCCGGGGGGGACCTGTCCACAGCATTGCTGGCCTGGCTCATAGGTGGTTCGATCATGGTCGTCACTGCCTACGTGTTCTCAAAAATCGCCACACGCATCGAGCGCGTCAACGGCGTAGTCGACTATTTCGAACAGGCATACGGCCAGAAAGCCGGGTATCTGGTAGCCTGGTTCATGACCTTCATTTACTACCCGACTCTGGTTGCCGTTCTGGCCTGGGTATCCGCCAATTACACTGGCGCACTGCTCGGCATGGACTCCATTGTCTGGCCCGTCTCATTTGTTTATCTGACCGGATTTTTCCTGCTCAACTATTTCTCCCCGGTTCTGGCCGGCAAATGGCAGGTCACGTCAACGATCGTGAAACTGATTCCTCTGGCCCTGGTCGCTGTTGTCGGCGGCATCGCCGGGATATCCAGCGGCATGACTCTGGACAACTTCACCAACGCCGCACAGACCGTCGCCGGTAGCGGTGGTGGCCTGGCTGTGGCGACCTTGTCTACCGCCTTCGCCTATGAAGGCTGGATCATCGCCACCGTCATCAACGCCGAATTGAAAGATGCCAAGACCACCCTGCCCCGCGCACTGGTTGTCGGTACCATAGCCGTTGTATGTATCTACATGCTCTACTATCTCGGCATTTCCGGCGTACTGACCAACGATCAGGTTCTGACTGCTGGCAACGATGCTCCAGTCGAAGTCATCGCACTGATTTTCAGCAAACTGAGCGGCACAATCCTGACCGTGTTCGTCATCATCTCCTGTCTGGGGACACTCAACGGATTGATCATGGGGTCGGCACGGGGCATGTTCTCCATCGCCTCACGCGACATGGGGCCCAAGCCTGACTTTTTCAAGAAGATCAACCCCCAGACTAACAGCACCACCACATCAGCTCTGATAGGGTACATCCTTTCCTGCCTGTGGCTGGTTGTCTGGTACGGCAATTTCATGGGGTGGTGGGGTCAGTTCATGGATATCTCCGAACTGCCCATTGCATTCCTGTACGTGATCTACATTTCCATATACATCTGGGTGATGAAAACGTTCACCGACCTTGGTCCTTTCAGTCGTTTTCTCTGCCCACTGCTGGCAGGCTGTGGTTCACTCTACATCATCTGGGGCGCAATTCAGAAAGACATGTTCCTTCATTTCCTGGCTCTGTCCCTGCTCATACTCGGCATCGGCTGCGCGCTCATGAAAAAAAAGCGCTAA
- a CDS encoding TetR/AcrR family transcriptional regulator, with protein sequence MKKKEAILKVATVLFANKGFAGTSGQELARLTGVAEGTIFYHFKSKEGLLLAILEKTRDDIVDQFERFFENRPFNSGLEMAEEVISFYLYLAGLLEDKFLLLHRHYLYKFSESNPEFRENLEAIYNCLVDVFEKAIVTGQEDGSINQEMHSRKSALILFTMVDGLVRFKNFNLYDAGALFNELMLTCRRMLQAP encoded by the coding sequence ATGAAGAAGAAGGAAGCCATACTCAAGGTTGCCACGGTTTTGTTCGCGAATAAGGGGTTTGCGGGCACTTCGGGTCAGGAACTGGCCCGGTTGACCGGGGTGGCAGAGGGAACGATTTTCTATCACTTCAAAAGCAAAGAAGGGTTGCTGCTGGCTATCCTGGAAAAGACCAGAGACGATATTGTGGATCAGTTTGAGCGGTTCTTTGAGAACAGGCCGTTCAATTCAGGTCTTGAGATGGCTGAGGAGGTTATCTCTTTCTATCTGTATCTGGCTGGTTTGCTGGAAGACAAATTCCTGCTGCTGCACAGGCATTATCTCTACAAGTTCTCCGAGTCGAATCCGGAGTTCAGGGAAAACCTGGAAGCAATTTACAACTGTCTGGTCGATGTATTCGAAAAGGCGATTGTGACAGGGCAGGAAGACGGTTCCATCAATCAGGAAATGCATTCTCGAAAATCAGCACTCATTCTGTTTACCATGGTGGATGGTTTGGTTCGATTCAAAAACTTCAACCTGTATGATGCGGGTGCATTGTTCAACGAACTGATGCTCACATGCCGCAGAATGTTACAGGCTCCATAG
- a CDS encoding SulP family inorganic anion transporter, translating into MLSKILPFIDWFKGYNMASLRADAISGLTVALVLIPQSMAYAQLAGMPAYYGLYASFLPPLVAALFGSSRQLATGPVAVVSLMTAASLEPLATAGSEGYIAYAILLALMVGLFQFMLGVLKLGLVVNFLSHPVVNGFTNAAAIIIASSQLSKMFGVYVDKAEHHYETIIRVVEGALHYTHLPTLAMGVLAFAIMIVLKRINPKIPNVLVAVVVTTALSWGLGFNHDAMVSADSIQAPEVREAIVQFNTAIDGIDQLAVERTAVNGLMDTAKSAKDAVGILDAEHDLNVINVQISRLKLEAHNQRAALRATLFDGVEDSDGALFFYTRGSVPAGMVADGRTWRMKVGNTKIDTSNIKMMGGGAVVGTVPSGIPSISAPALDLKVMLHLLPFAAIISLLGFMEAISIAKAMAAKTGQRLDPNQELIGQGLANMLGACGKSYPASGSFSRSAVNLQAGAVTGMSSVFTSLMVVVALLFFTPLLYHLPQAVLAAVIMMAVIGLINASGFIHAWKAQWYDGAISILSFFCTLAFAPHLDKGIMVGVALSLAVFLYKSMRPRVASLSRTDDESLRDATAFGLKECQHISVVRFDGPLFFANASFLEDQITDRMMGNDQLRHIIIVANGINDMDASGEEALSLIVDRVRAAGLDISLCGVNEAVMAVLERTHLLEKIGKDHVYSTMETAICATHESAHADGQEDNCPLTTVCRLA; encoded by the coding sequence ATGCTTTCGAAAATACTCCCGTTCATTGACTGGTTCAAAGGGTACAACATGGCTTCGCTCAGGGCGGATGCCATTTCGGGGCTGACGGTTGCCCTTGTACTCATCCCACAATCAATGGCATACGCCCAATTGGCTGGCATGCCTGCTTACTACGGCCTGTATGCTTCTTTTCTGCCGCCGCTTGTCGCTGCTCTGTTCGGTTCCAGCCGTCAGTTGGCAACCGGGCCGGTAGCAGTGGTCTCGCTCATGACCGCAGCGTCTCTTGAACCGCTGGCGACTGCCGGCAGCGAGGGATACATCGCCTACGCGATTCTTCTCGCGCTCATGGTTGGACTCTTTCAGTTCATGCTCGGTGTGCTCAAACTCGGCCTGGTGGTTAATTTCCTGTCTCATCCGGTTGTCAACGGTTTCACCAACGCCGCCGCCATTATCATTGCGTCCTCACAGCTTTCCAAGATGTTCGGCGTGTATGTGGACAAGGCGGAGCACCATTACGAAACCATCATTCGTGTGGTTGAAGGGGCGTTGCATTATACGCATCTGCCAACGCTGGCTATGGGGGTGCTCGCTTTTGCCATCATGATCGTGCTGAAACGGATCAATCCCAAGATTCCCAATGTCCTGGTGGCCGTCGTGGTGACCACAGCACTGTCCTGGGGATTGGGTTTCAACCATGATGCCATGGTTTCCGCTGACTCCATCCAGGCTCCCGAGGTTCGTGAAGCAATCGTCCAGTTCAATACCGCTATCGACGGTATCGATCAGTTGGCGGTTGAGCGTACAGCGGTTAATGGCCTTATGGATACAGCCAAAAGTGCCAAGGACGCTGTGGGGATTCTTGATGCGGAACACGATCTGAATGTTATCAATGTGCAGATTTCCCGTCTGAAGCTTGAAGCCCACAATCAGCGTGCTGCATTGCGCGCGACGCTGTTCGATGGTGTGGAAGACTCTGACGGCGCTCTGTTTTTTTATACCCGCGGGTCAGTTCCGGCAGGAATGGTTGCGGATGGTCGTACATGGCGCATGAAGGTCGGCAATACCAAGATCGACACCTCCAATATAAAAATGATGGGTGGTGGTGCCGTTGTCGGTACGGTGCCCTCCGGTATCCCGTCCATTTCAGCTCCTGCTCTGGACCTCAAGGTCATGCTGCACCTGCTTCCGTTCGCGGCCATCATTTCGTTGCTCGGATTCATGGAAGCCATTTCCATCGCCAAGGCCATGGCCGCCAAAACAGGTCAACGCCTTGATCCCAACCAGGAACTCATCGGTCAGGGACTCGCCAACATGCTCGGCGCATGCGGCAAGTCCTACCCCGCATCCGGTTCGTTTTCGCGATCTGCGGTCAATTTGCAAGCGGGCGCAGTCACCGGCATGTCCAGTGTCTTCACCTCGCTCATGGTCGTAGTCGCCCTGTTGTTCTTCACGCCGCTGCTTTATCATCTGCCTCAGGCAGTACTTGCGGCGGTTATCATGATGGCTGTCATCGGTCTCATTAACGCTTCCGGTTTCATTCATGCCTGGAAAGCCCAATGGTATGACGGTGCCATTTCCATCCTGTCCTTCTTTTGCACGCTGGCCTTTGCGCCGCATCTGGACAAGGGCATCATGGTTGGCGTGGCCTTGTCTCTGGCCGTGTTCCTTTACAAGTCCATGCGTCCCAGAGTCGCCAGCCTCTCTCGTACCGATGACGAGTCTCTGCGCGATGCCACTGCTTTCGGCCTCAAGGAGTGTCAGCACATTTCCGTGGTCCGTTTTGACGGTCCGCTGTTCTTTGCCAACGCGAGCTTCTTGGAAGACCAGATCACTGATCGCATGATGGGCAACGATCAGCTCAGACATATCATCATCGTCGCCAATGGTATCAACGATATGGACGCCTCTGGTGAAGAGGCTCTGTCCCTGATTGTGGACCGTGTTCGTGCCGCCGGACTGGATATATCCTTGTGTGGTGTCAACGAGGCGGTTATGGCTGTTCTCGAACGCACTCACCTGTTGGAAAAGATTGGCAAGGACCACGTCTATTCGACTATGGAAACCGCCATTTGCGCAACGCACGAGAGTGCTCATGCTGACGGTCAGGAAGATAACTGCCCGCTGACAACTGTTTGCCGTCTCGCCTAA
- a CDS encoding response regulator, whose translation MSVITVFNGLFSEAGVVVKRVVDATGYRLVTDQDVVAEAAKLSGMSEDKIARAFQAKASVFNAFSHEKERAVAWLRFAMANKLMDQDKLVFSGFASQLPAPEIDHILKVCLVSEMKERLAVAERTEGFAEKHALKLIHKDDGDRATWVESLKGVKDPWSKALYDIIVPVGSSGVERSADLIVEQLANAAVQVTDASRAKVADFMLAAKVGTVLASEGHNVLVSAKGKTVTLTINKHVLMLERLERELADIVSVVDGVDKVETVVGKGFHQTDIYRKMDFDIPSKVLLVDDEREFVQTLSERLMMRDMGSAVVYDGESALNLVKEDEPEVMILDLKMPGIDGIEVLRRVKSNHPNIQVIILTGHGSEKDRQICMELGAFAYLHKPVDIDILSETLKAANEKVQSIK comes from the coding sequence ATGTCTGTTATAACTGTATTCAACGGTCTTTTTTCGGAAGCCGGTGTCGTGGTCAAGCGAGTAGTGGATGCCACGGGATACCGCCTTGTCACTGATCAGGATGTCGTGGCCGAAGCCGCAAAATTGTCCGGTATGTCCGAGGACAAGATCGCTCGCGCCTTCCAGGCAAAAGCTTCTGTGTTCAACGCGTTCAGCCATGAGAAGGAACGGGCTGTGGCCTGGCTTCGGTTCGCCATGGCGAATAAGCTCATGGATCAGGACAAGCTCGTGTTTTCCGGTTTCGCCTCTCAGCTTCCAGCTCCCGAGATCGACCACATTCTCAAGGTGTGTCTCGTTTCCGAGATGAAAGAGCGGCTGGCCGTTGCCGAGCGCACTGAAGGTTTTGCCGAGAAACATGCTCTCAAGCTTATTCATAAAGATGACGGGGACCGTGCCACCTGGGTTGAATCTCTGAAAGGTGTGAAAGACCCGTGGTCCAAGGCTTTGTATGACATCATCGTGCCCGTAGGGTCGTCCGGTGTGGAACGCAGCGCGGACCTTATTGTTGAACAACTGGCCAATGCTGCCGTGCAGGTCACAGACGCTTCCCGCGCCAAGGTGGCCGACTTCATGTTGGCTGCCAAGGTCGGAACCGTGCTTGCTTCCGAAGGGCACAACGTGCTCGTGTCCGCCAAGGGCAAGACCGTCACCCTGACCATCAACAAGCACGTCCTCATGCTGGAACGCCTTGAGCGTGAGCTGGCTGATATCGTGAGCGTTGTTGACGGCGTGGACAAGGTCGAGACTGTGGTCGGCAAGGGCTTTCATCAGACCGATATATACCGTAAGATGGACTTTGACATTCCGTCCAAGGTTTTGCTGGTTGATGACGAGCGTGAATTCGTCCAGACCCTGTCAGAGCGTCTGATGATGCGCGACATGGGGTCCGCCGTCGTGTACGATGGCGAATCCGCCCTGAATCTGGTGAAGGAGGACGAGCCTGAAGTTATGATCCTTGATCTCAAGATGCCCGGCATCGACGGCATTGAGGTCCTGCGCAGGGTCAAGTCCAATCATCCAAATATTCAGGTTATCATTCTTACCGGTCACGGCTCGGAAAAGGATCGTCAGATCTGCATGGAACTGGGTGCGTTTGCTTACCTGCATAAACCCGTGGACATTGATATCTTGAGTGAGACGCTCAAGGCTGCCAACGAAAAAGTCCAAAGCATCAAGTAA
- a CDS encoding ATP-binding protein, with translation MAIFEKVRPQFWDVDPKTGPGKNLFNYRRIWRFAVALLAVVALVPLLVMAFIDYNVTRSSLESENLLRTARTTSNARRTVAYFLEERTNALDFLVKHQGISSMLDNENLHSVLDSLKASFGGFVDIGIIDSKGRQVAYIGAHDLLGIDYTGQEWFESTMERGSYISGVFLGFRDEPHLIVARKVRDEKTGRDFVLRATLDTDKFNAILSAIDLPGGGDALLVDRDGFIQTPTREHGELFSKVDLVLPAYSERTSVNRITAKDGTDYTVGYAYVRGTPFIVLVVKDTDALMKPLETIRMELLWILATSIFIIMLVIVGVATYMVNKIFIADQTRARTLHRMEHTNRMASIGRLAAGVAHEINNPLAIINEKAGLINDLFVYKQEYAHDERLLANIKSILGSVARCGKITKRLLSFARHIDVEMDSIEFKGLADEVIDFLRKEAEYRSISITMDIPENLPSFVSDRGKLQQIFLNLINNAFQAMNDGGHLSISAREISENRLVFSVEDDGCGIPEADIKQIFDPFFSTKKKTGGTGLGLSITYGLVQELDGTMTVESEVGRGTVFTITMPLQGSDKA, from the coding sequence ATGGCGATATTCGAAAAAGTAAGACCGCAGTTTTGGGATGTTGATCCCAAAACAGGACCGGGCAAGAACCTGTTCAATTACCGTCGCATCTGGCGCTTTGCCGTTGCACTTCTGGCGGTCGTTGCTCTGGTCCCTCTGCTTGTGATGGCTTTTATCGACTATAATGTCACCCGGAGTTCTCTTGAGTCAGAAAACTTGCTCCGTACAGCACGGACAACGTCCAATGCCCGGCGAACTGTAGCGTATTTCCTTGAAGAGCGGACTAATGCCTTGGATTTTCTGGTCAAGCATCAGGGTATCTCAAGCATGCTCGATAATGAAAATCTGCATTCAGTGCTTGATTCCCTGAAAGCCAGTTTCGGCGGATTCGTTGATATTGGCATCATTGATAGCAAGGGGCGGCAAGTTGCCTATATCGGAGCTCATGATTTGCTCGGTATCGACTACACTGGCCAGGAATGGTTCGAGAGTACCATGGAGCGCGGATCGTATATCAGTGGTGTCTTTCTCGGGTTTCGAGACGAGCCGCATCTGATCGTGGCGCGCAAGGTTCGCGATGAGAAGACCGGCAGGGATTTCGTGCTTCGGGCTACGCTTGATACCGATAAGTTCAACGCCATTTTGTCTGCTATAGACCTGCCAGGTGGCGGGGATGCCTTGCTCGTGGATCGGGACGGTTTTATTCAGACACCGACCCGGGAACATGGTGAATTGTTTTCCAAGGTCGATCTTGTTTTGCCTGCGTATTCCGAAAGGACCAGCGTCAACCGGATCACGGCCAAGGACGGAACGGATTACACCGTCGGATATGCCTATGTCCGCGGAACGCCGTTTATTGTGCTTGTGGTCAAGGACACAGACGCACTGATGAAGCCTCTTGAGACCATTCGTATGGAACTTCTGTGGATTCTGGCTACCAGTATCTTCATTATCATGTTGGTCATTGTCGGCGTAGCGACCTACATGGTTAACAAAATTTTCATCGCTGATCAGACCCGGGCGCGGACCCTTCACCGCATGGAACATACCAATCGCATGGCCTCCATCGGGCGGCTTGCTGCCGGTGTGGCCCACGAGATTAACAATCCTCTGGCCATTATCAACGAGAAGGCCGGACTCATCAATGACCTCTTTGTGTACAAACAGGAATACGCTCACGACGAGCGGTTGCTGGCAAACATCAAATCAATTCTTGGCTCGGTGGCACGTTGCGGCAAGATTACCAAGCGCCTTTTGAGCTTCGCCCGTCACATTGATGTGGAAATGGACTCGATCGAGTTCAAGGGATTGGCTGATGAGGTCATTGATTTCCTGCGCAAGGAAGCGGAATATCGTTCCATATCCATTACCATGGATATACCGGAGAACCTGCCGTCGTTCGTATCTGATCGCGGCAAGCTCCAGCAGATTTTTCTCAATCTGATCAACAATGCATTCCAGGCCATGAATGATGGTGGACATCTGTCCATCTCTGCTCGTGAGATTTCAGAAAACCGATTGGTTTTTTCTGTGGAAGACGACGGGTGTGGTATCCCGGAAGCAGACATCAAACAGATTTTTGACCCGTTTTTTTCGACCAAGAAAAAGACCGGCGGTACAGGTCTCGGACTTTCAATCACCTACGGGCTTGTTCAGGAATTGGACGGTACCATGACTGTTGAAAGCGAGGTCGGCAGGGGAACGGTGTTTACCATAACGATGCCCCTTCAGGGTTCAGATAAGGCGTAA